The Priestia megaterium NBRC 15308 = ATCC 14581 region AATATTATCATAAATACCTTCAACTTTTTTCAGCGCACGCTCACGGTTATATCCAACTAGCTCATCGGCTACGTTAATAACGCCTCCTGCGTTAATAACATAGTCCGGTGCATATACAATGCCTAATTCATGAATTAAATCACCATGACGCGTTTCTTTCAATTGATTATTAGCTGCCCCGGCAATAACTTTTGCTTTTATTTGAGGGATCGTTTCATCGTTAATCGTTGCTCCGAGTGCACAAGGAGCATAGATATCACATTCTACACCATAAATATCATTCGGGTCTACTGCTTGCGCATCAAATTCTTCTACCGCACGCTGAACAGCTTCTTTATTAATATCCGTTACAATAAGTTTCGCTCCTTCTTCGTGAAGGTGGCGGCATAAATTATATGCTACGTTTCCTACGCCTTGGACAGCTACTACTTTTCCTTCAAGCATATCTGTTCCAAATGCTTCTTTTGCTGCTGCTTTAATTCCTCGGTATACGCCGTAGGCTGTGACTGGTGATGGATTGCCTGATGAACCAAAAGCAGGAGATACACCCGTTACATAATCCGTTTCCTCATATACAATATCCATATCCTCTACCGTTGTGCCCACATCTTCTGCTGTAATATATCGACCATTTAACCCTTGAATAAAGCGACCAAATGCACGGAACATCGCTTCATTTTTGTCTTTGCGAGGATCTCCGATAATAACCGTTTTCCCTCCTCCTAAATTCAAGCCTGCTGCTGCATTTTTATAAGTCATTCCGCGTGATAGACGAAGCGCGTCTTCAATTGCAGCCTCTTCTGATTCATATGTCCACATTCTCGTACCGCCTAGAGCTGGTCCAATTGTTGTATCGTGAATGGCAATAATGGCTTTTAAGCCTGAATCTTTATCTTGGCAAAATAATAACTGCTCGTAATCGTATGTTTCCATATAGTCAAAAATTTTCATTGTTAGTGCCTCCTAAGAATTCTGTTGAGCGACGCTGATAGCAAGCGCCAGTGAGTATAATTTACTTTCTGATGAATCTGCTCTGGATGTTAAGACGACCGGAGCTTTTGCTCCTGCTAGAATAGCTCCAACTTTTGCTTTAGCAAAATAAATGAGGGATTTATATAAGACGTTCCCTGTTTCAATTGCTGGAACGAGTAATATATCTGCTTGACCGGCAACTTCACTTTGAATGCCTTTTTGCTTGGCTGCTTCTATGTTAATGGCATTGTCAAGTGCTAAAGGTCCATCAATAACGCAGCCTTTAATTTGTCCTCTGCGGTTCATCTGTGTAAGAAGTGCAGCCTCTACTGTTGCAGGCATCAAAGGGTTCACAACTTCAACCGCTGCAATAGGAGCTACCTTTGGCATCTCGATCCCAATCGAGTGGGCAACGTTCACCGCATTTTGAATGATTTGAACTTTCTCTTCCAGAGACGGCGTAATATTCATAGCTGCATCTGTTACAAGAATCGGACGATCATAGTGAGGAACGTCAAATACAGCTACATGTGATAAAACATTTCCCGTACGCAAACCATGCTCTTTATTTAACACAGCTTTTAAAATAAGCGATGTGGATAAATTCCCTTTCATTACGATATGAGCTTGACCTTGCTGAACTGAACGCACAGCCAATTGAGCCGCTTCTAAAACGGACTCCGTATGTACGACCATCACAGCCTTATGAGTGAGTAAGGATGGGCGGTACTGCCTGAATAATTCATTAATTGTCGTTTCGTTGCCAAACAAAATAAATTCAGAAACTTCCCTTGACACAGCTTCATACACTGCCTCAATTGTTTCTAAGTCTTCAGCTGCAGCAATGGCAACAGTCAAAGAAGACTGCTTAGCAACCCGAGATAAGATGGTAGCAAGAGTCATGGAATGTTCGACCTCTCCTTTTTCATTCTTTCTTTTGCTCCGTTTTAAAGAGCATACTGCGCGTTTATGCAGTCACCTAAAATACATGCAAGATTTGTGCCATCCACTGCATATATTACATAATATAGCTGCTTATATCCGTTCTTACGCACAAAAAAAATTTTTTATTGATTCTAACGACAAATAGAAAAAAAGAATACCTCTCTATTTGTATGCAATAAATTGCACACCATGCATTTTATTGCATGCTGTTATTTGCAAGATTGTATTTTTCCAACTTATAATACAAAGAACGCAGGGAAATATTGAGCTGTTTTGCTGTTTTCGTTCGGTTATACTCGTTTGCAAGCAGCACTTTTTGAATAAGTTCCGCTTCGTAATTTTCCATCATGTGCGCTAAAGTCTTCCCATCGAACATTACCTCTTCATTCACCTGATTTTTTTCTTTTTTGCCCTTGCCTTCAAGTGAAGGGAGATGAACAGAATCAATCATTGTTTCTGTATAGTGCATATAAATAATCGCTCTACCTAATATATTTTCAAGCTCTCTAACGTTTCCTGGCCAGTCGTATGATCTTAATGAATGTAAAGCCCGCTCTGTTACTCCTTCAACATGCCGGCCGTAATCTTGATTAATTTTTGTAATTAAGTGTGTAACAAGCGCACCAATATCCTCTTTTCTCTTCCGAAGAGGAGGTATGTGAATCGGAATTTTGTTTAGCCGATAATACAAGTCCTGTCTGATGCTTCCATCAGCCATTCCTTTTTCTAAATTCACATTCGTAGCTGCAATAACGCGAACATTCACCGGAATAGGAGTCGTTCCTCCAACGCGAATAAGCTCTTTTTCTTGAAGCACCCGAAGCAGCTTAGCCTGCATATGAGCTGAGAGCTCCCCGATTTCATCTAAAAAGATGCTACCGTTATTGGCTTCTTCAAAAACGCCGCGCTTCCCGCCTCTTTTTGCCCCGGAAAAAGCTCCTTCTTCGTACCCAAAAAGTTCGCTTTCAAGCAAGGACTCAGAAAGCGCAGCACAGTTAATCCGGACAAATTTATTAAACTTTCGGCTGCTCGCATTATGAATCGCATGTGCGAACAGCTCTTTACCCGTCCCAGATTCACCTCTAAGCAAAACAGTAGCTGGTGTTTTGGCAGCAAGTCTAGCCTGCTCAATTGCTAACTGAAACTCTTCAGATTGACCAATGATATCAGCAAATGAATATTTCGCTTCAAGCGTTCTGATAATTTGACGCGCTCTTTTGAGTTCATTTGTAAGCTCTTGAATTTCAGACATATCATGAATAACACCAACGCTGCCTTTTAATTTTCCATCAACAATAACGGGGGCAACATTGACAACCACGTCTCTTTTACTCGGACCGAGCCTCATTCTTACACCTCGGACAGGACGCCTTGTTTGCAGTACCTTCATGTGCATACTGTCTCCTTCAGAGATATCGGCAGTCGCGGGCTGACCAATAATATCCGTCTTTTTTAAACCCGTAATTCTTGTATAAGCAGGATTAATTAAAATTCCTCTTCCTTCTTCATCGACAACCGAAATAGCTTCTTCAGAAGATTGAATAATAGCTTGAAGCATAGTTTGTACTTCTTTTAAGTTTGTAACTTCTTCTGCCAATCCGACAACGTCCGTAATATCTTTAAAAATCGAAAAGGCCCCAAACAGCTCTCCATTCTCGTCGAGTATTGGTATTCTAGTCGTAATTACCTTCCGTCCGCTATCTAACACAAATTCACTATTTTGATCAATCGTTTTTGTATGAAGAACATCAACAAGTTTACTATTTGGAATGACTTCATGAAGATGCTTACCAATTACATCTCTGTGTGAAAAGTTCGTCAAACGCTCGGCACTTTGATTAAATAGCGTAATATATCCATTCCTATCAATCACGACCATCGCATCATGAGCTGCGTTAAAAATAAGATCATATTTATACGATTCTTGCTTTAACCTCTGAATTAACTCTTCTTTTTCCTCCATCAGATTTGCCATAATTTCAGCAACCAATCCCGGCACTACCAGTGCATCAGCGGGTTTGCTTCTTTGCAATTGTTGAAAGACGCCTTGTTTACCTGTTGTTTCAACAATGACATCGAGCTGCTTTGTCATATAAGGCTCCCAATTCATTCCGGTTGAAATATCTTGTTCTTGCGCATGCAAAACAGCCGGCGCGTTAGCTCGTACGTCTACTACACCAATCACTTTCATAAATTCTGTTTCCAACAAGATTTTCAGAATAGCTAATCCGCCTTTTCCTCCTCCAACGATCAACACATTTTGCATATTTTTTCACCTTTTCTACTTAATATGTACATATCCCGTGCAAAATATTGCATATACCTATCATATAAAAAAAGAAACGCTCTTGACAATTTATTTAGTTCTTTTATGATTCAAGTATAACGGTTTCACAATGTAAACGCATTCATTTTAAAAAAAGAGAAGCGAAAGGAGCATTTATGGTTCGAATTATCGCACTGCTAATCTTACTTATTCCCGGTATACTCGCTGGCTATGGCATTAAACTTATGAGAGATATGATTTTTGGCATCCTGCAATCCCCGTTCCCTTCTTTATTTTTGCAATTTTCAGTCGGTCTTCTATTATTTTTAATCGGCCTTGGATTTGTTGCTGGCTTTATTCTGCACAGAGACCGCAAGCGAAACAAAGTTCAAAACAGATTTCAAAAAGATAAAAAAACATCGCATTAATGCGATGTTTTTTTACGAAAAGCGTCCTCCAAATTGCTTCACCATTTTTTCTGGATAATCGGTAATAACGGATTC contains the following coding sequences:
- a CDS encoding DUF2627 domain-containing protein; the encoded protein is MVRIIALLILLIPGILAGYGIKLMRDMIFGILQSPFPSLFLQFSVGLLLFLIGLGFVAGFILHRDRKRNKVQNRFQKDKKTSH
- a CDS encoding sigma-54 interaction domain-containing protein, producing MQNVLIVGGGKGGLAILKILLETEFMKVIGVVDVRANAPAVLHAQEQDISTGMNWEPYMTKQLDVIVETTGKQGVFQQLQRSKPADALVVPGLVAEIMANLMEEKEELIQRLKQESYKYDLIFNAAHDAMVVIDRNGYITLFNQSAERLTNFSHRDVIGKHLHEVIPNSKLVDVLHTKTIDQNSEFVLDSGRKVITTRIPILDENGELFGAFSIFKDITDVVGLAEEVTNLKEVQTMLQAIIQSSEEAISVVDEEGRGILINPAYTRITGLKKTDIIGQPATADISEGDSMHMKVLQTRRPVRGVRMRLGPSKRDVVVNVAPVIVDGKLKGSVGVIHDMSEIQELTNELKRARQIIRTLEAKYSFADIIGQSEEFQLAIEQARLAAKTPATVLLRGESGTGKELFAHAIHNASSRKFNKFVRINCAALSESLLESELFGYEEGAFSGAKRGGKRGVFEEANNGSIFLDEIGELSAHMQAKLLRVLQEKELIRVGGTTPIPVNVRVIAATNVNLEKGMADGSIRQDLYYRLNKIPIHIPPLRKRKEDIGALVTHLITKINQDYGRHVEGVTERALHSLRSYDWPGNVRELENILGRAIIYMHYTETMIDSVHLPSLEGKGKKEKNQVNEEVMFDGKTLAHMMENYEAELIQKVLLANEYNRTKTAKQLNISLRSLYYKLEKYNLANNSMQ
- the yqiS gene encoding phosphate butyryltransferase, producing MTLATILSRVAKQSSLTVAIAAAEDLETIEAVYEAVSREVSEFILFGNETTINELFRQYRPSLLTHKAVMVVHTESVLEAAQLAVRSVQQGQAHIVMKGNLSTSLILKAVLNKEHGLRTGNVLSHVAVFDVPHYDRPILVTDAAMNITPSLEEKVQIIQNAVNVAHSIGIEMPKVAPIAAVEVVNPLMPATVEAALLTQMNRRGQIKGCVIDGPLALDNAINIEAAKQKGIQSEVAGQADILLVPAIETGNVLYKSLIYFAKAKVGAILAGAKAPVVLTSRADSSESKLYSLALAISVAQQNS
- the bcd gene encoding branched-chain amino acid dehydrogenase, which gives rise to MKIFDYMETYDYEQLLFCQDKDSGLKAIIAIHDTTIGPALGGTRMWTYESEEAAIEDALRLSRGMTYKNAAAGLNLGGGKTVIIGDPRKDKNEAMFRAFGRFIQGLNGRYITAEDVGTTVEDMDIVYEETDYVTGVSPAFGSSGNPSPVTAYGVYRGIKAAAKEAFGTDMLEGKVVAVQGVGNVAYNLCRHLHEEGAKLIVTDINKEAVQRAVEEFDAQAVDPNDIYGVECDIYAPCALGATINDETIPQIKAKVIAGAANNQLKETRHGDLIHELGIVYAPDYVINAGGVINVADELVGYNRERALKKVEGIYDNIEKVVEISKRDGIPTYLAADRLAEERIEKLRRSRSQFLQNGQHILSRRHTR